From a region of the Oryza sativa Japonica Group chromosome 6, ASM3414082v1 genome:
- the LOC4341183 gene encoding disease resistance protein RGA5-like, with amino-acid sequence MALVAEAMGSLVPKLTELLKEEYKLQTGVREKINFLKSELEDMHAALRKVGSMHPDLLDEQVRIWASKVRELSYDMEDVIDAFLVRVDGSVPANPGCLERLVHMMCGLFTKIKVRHQISGVVQDINTKLEEVSKARERYIASDLQANLAATQLSTHDPRILLSNTDAAKLVGIDGTRNDIIKILSLEGDNLPLGKMIKVSIVGSGGMGKTTLSRAVYDSVKGKFQCSAFVPVGQNQDLKRVFMDVLNDLDKEKFDNIHSTKKDVRLLMNEVYDFLENKRYIIVIDDIWKFDAWDMIAKVLGDSSCGSRVIITTRISEIAEEVGHVYEIKHLSDVDSRRLLHRRILSGEDQCPDDDYDLEEVCDEILRKCEGVPLAIVTTSSLLESKPREDWSELYRSIALGAKDNRHVDNTMKILSLSFYHLPYHLRTCLLYLSAFPEDYLIGKQTLIWRWIGEGFVCKEEGRDLYEV; translated from the exons ATGGCGCTGGTGGCTGAGGCGATGGGGAGCCTTGTCCCCAAACTGACCGAGCTGCTCAAAGAGGAGTACAAGCTGCAAACGGGCGTTAGGGAGAAAATCAATTTTCTCAAGAGTGAGCTCGAGGACATGCATGCTGCCCTTCGCAAGGTTGGCAGCATGCATCCCGACCTGCTTGATGAGCAGGTCAGGATTTGGGCAAGCAAAGTCCGGGAGCTGTCGTATGACATGGAGGACGTCATCGACGCCTTTCTGGTGCGTGTAGATGGCAGTGTGCCTGCCAACCCCGGTTGCCTCGAACGGCTTGTGCACATGATGTGCGGCTTGTTCACCAAGATCAAGGTTCGCCATCAGATATCTGGCGTCGTCCAAGACATCAACACCAAACTAGAGGAGGTGTCCAAGGCGCGTGAAAGATACATAGCCTCTGATCTTCAGGCTAACCTAGCTGCCACACAATTGTCCACCCATGATCCTCGCATCCTGTTATCGAATACAGATGCGGCAAAGCTTGTTGGTATTGATGGCACAAGGAATGACATCATAAAGATCCTTTCCCTGGAGGGTGACAACTTGCCCTTGGGGAAGATGATAAAAGTTTCCATTGTTGGATCCGGGGGAATGGGCAAAACCACTCTCTCCAGAGCAGTGTACGACAGTGTTAAGGGGAAATTCCAATGCTCGGCATTTGTGCCAGTTGGCCAGAATCAAGACTTGAAGAGGGTCTTCATGGACGTTCTAAATGATCTTGACAAGGAAAAGTTCGACAATATCCATAGCACAAAAAAGGATGTAAGGTTACTCATGAACGAGGTCTACGACTTCCTTGAAAACAAGAG GTACatcattgttattgatgacaTTTGGAAATTCGATGCTTGGGACATGATTGCAAAAGTCCTGGGAGACAGTAGTTGTGGAAGTAGAGTGATCATAACTACTCGTATTTCTGAAATTGCTGAGGAAGTCGGTCATGTTTATGAAATAAAACACCTTTCTGATGTTGACTCGAGAAGGTTATTGCATAGAAGAATATTAAGTGGTGAAGACCAATGCCCCGATGATGATTATGATTTGGAAGAGGTTTGTGATGAAATTTTGAGGAAATGTGAAGGGGTACCATTGGCCATTGTTACAACGTCTAGTTTGTTGGAGAGTAAACCAAGGGAGGACTGGTCTGAGTTGTATCGGTCAATTGCTCTTGGCGCAAAAGACAACCGGCATGTGGATAATACTATGAAGATATTGTCTCTTAGTTTCTATCATTTGCCTTATCATCTAAGAACATGCTTATTGTACTTGAGCGCATTTCCAGAGGATTATTTAATTGGTAAACAAACATTGATATGGAGGTGGATAGGTGAAGGTTTTGTCTGTAAGGAAGAAGGAAGAGACTTATATGAGGTGTGA
- the LOC4341181 gene encoding uncharacterized protein codes for MASQEKPTPPPPPPPHPPAPEAVPRVRRFGGGPPGGGGGGGYPNPPDAAIPDAATLREQWRFAVRQYSRWYSHAWGTAILAGAAFFGLGWLVKGSNPLPSRAEHHASNAKEEEG; via the coding sequence ATGGCGAGCCAGGAGAAGCCcaccccgcctccgccgccgccgccgcatccaccTGCACCGGAGGCCGTACCTCGCGTGCGCCGGTTCGGAGGGGGTCCTccgggcggaggaggcggcggaggttaCCCTAACCCGCCGGACGCGGCGATCCCCGACGCGGCGACGCTGCGGGAGCAGTGGCGGTTCGCGGTGCGGCAGTACAGCAGGTGGTACTCCCACGCCTGGGGCACCGccatcctcgccggcgccgccttctTCGGACTCGGCTGGCTCGTCAAGGGCTCCAACCCCCTCCCGTCCCGCGCCGAGCACCACGCCTCCAAcgccaaggaggaggagggctaa
- the LOC107281286 gene encoding disease resistance protein RGA5-like, translating to MPIEAENEDYILGCRVHDMVLGLIRSLSSSENFVTVLGIEQYNTSHQGYGRRIAILSSKNGLPPVVNLGTAQSQVTIRSFSANGLSYIDVLPTPAKFEAVRVLALQNCESLQDLHGLEHIGSLLHLRYLALTYTPLSELPNGIAGRLRFLETLDLWGTGIEQVPSSVGKLTQLLCLQADIKTRVPDWIGNLTSLQELWMWPDAAAAGQFVKELGKLEDLRVLCTQFEGAPATDIIESLGSLPKIQKMHAFDRWAAVGQCVPWEQGFVTPQCLQFLCLRCLTFTSLPPWINPSLLPNLSNLSLSLQVLRQADMEILGRLRMLRRLDLFAMGNAIIRIGIHDTLLFRKLRFCTMATTSIRFVPPPAASAAVTTPVSVMPYLELLHFSLDVHFFKDRKIAFDIGLEHLPSSLRTVKVFVLCHLAKEEDVKEAEAALLHSVSIHPSRPALQLERLAEDKMLPSHLKDDQ from the coding sequence ATGCCAATAGAGGCAGAGAATGAAGACTACATACTAGGCTGTCGTGTTCATGACATGGTGCTCGGTCTGATCCGGTCATTGTCAAGCAGTGAAAACTTTGTCACCGTATTGGGTATAGAACAATACAACACATCTCACCAGGGCTATGGTCGAAGGATAGCCATCCTAAGCAGCAAGAATGGATTACCCCCAGTGGTGAACCTGGGAACGGCACAGTCACAAGTGACAATCCGGTCATTTAGTGCCAATGGTTTGTCATACATAGATGTTCTGCCAACACCGGCGAAATTTGAAGCTGTGCGTGTACTGGCACTGCAAAATTGTGAATCATTGCAGGACCTTCACGGCCTGGAGCATATTGGCAGTTTACTTCACCTACGATACCTTGCACTGACGTACACACCTCTTTCTGAGCTCCCAAATGGAATAGCGGGACGTCTGAGGTTCCTAGAGACGCTGGATCTGTGGGGGACTGGCATAGAGCAAGTGCCGTCGAGCGTGGGCAAGTTGACACAGTTGCTGTGCCTACAAGCCGATATTAAAACAAGGGTGCCGGATTGGATCGGGAACCTGACGTCCCTGCAAGAGTTGTGGATGTGGCCTGATGCTGCAGCTGCAGGGCAGTTTGTGAAGGAGCTGGGCAAGCTCGAGGATCTGAGGGTGCTCTGTACTCAGTTCGAGGGTGCCCCCGCAACGGACATTATCGAGTCTCTAGGAAGTCTGCCCAAGATACAGAAAATGCACGCCTTTGACCGTTGGGCAGCGGTGGGGCAGTGTGTGCCGTGGGAGCAAGGATTCGTCACTCCTCAATGCCTCCAGTTCCTGTGCCTGAGGTGTTTGACCTTCACCAGCCTGCCGCCGTGGATTAATCCGTCACTTCTGCCAAACCTCAGCAACCTGTCCCTGTCGTTGCAGGTTTTGCGACAGGCGGACATGGAAATCCTTGGCAGGCTGCGAATGCTCCGCAGACTCGATCTATTTGCGATGGGGAATGCAATTATAAGAATTGGGATTCATGACACCCTGTTGTTCCGCAAGTTGAGATTCTGCACGATGGCCACGACCTCCATCCGGTTTGTACCACCTCCTGCTGCTAGTGCTGCCGTCACAACACCTGTCTCAGTCATGCCATACCTGGAATTACTTCACTTCAGCTTGGACGTGCACTTCTTCAAGGACAGGAAAATTGCTTTTGACATTGGCTTGGAGCACCTCCCGAGTTCTCTTCGCACAGTAAAGGTTTTTGTGCTCTGCCACTTAGCCAAAGAAGAAGACGtcaaggaggcggaggcggcattGTTGCACTCCGTCAGCATCCATCCCAGCCGTCCCGCCCTTCAACTCGAAAGATTGGCCGAAGATAAAATGCTCCCTTCTCACCTCAAAGATGATCAGTGA
- the LOC4341182 gene encoding UPF0481 protein At3g47200, with the protein MEQDLKRLVVEKYGGPNQPEQRLPTIYRVPGEMKRRDEEGNSYSYLPVAVQIGLLSYPRQQSREEDYRVLELYKWRCVGSLIGRHHLLQEPTRTPELLRRCLSAINGFLPRILASYNFDAEALDVGQRHVVLGIMLLDGCFILRRLLKFARIASEEQSGAKASSSSSRSGTGGQDDDEDRAVLFGRCWVWSFVTCDLLLLENQIPFCVVQKLFHQLRTDADDTSDVLVAGALRLFGSLRPRKLYSSPISCRDVHVHHLLHLFYLSVGFPPPPDAAAAPDDDPSEHLVPPSELPQWIPCARELEEAGVTFRPRKDATSFLDVRFAGHGGVLEIPELQLYDYSEPLFRNLIAFEQTYPYTRGHVTAYAVFMDCLVTSPEDMRLLHLSGVLVNHMNRDRDPTGFFSRLCSEAHLAADRNYLAGVIGEVNRYRRSRWPRWRAALVRNYFSNPWVATSLAAAVILLALTMMQSFFAAYAYFKPPKQ; encoded by the coding sequence ATGGAGCAGGATTTGAAAAGGCTGGTGGTTGAGAAATATGGCGGGCCCAATCAGCCGGAGCAGCGGCTGCCAACCATCTACAGAGTCCCTGGTGAGATGAAAAGGAGGGACGAGGAGGGTAACAGCTATAGCTACCTCCCAGTTGCCGTCCAGATCGGCTTGCTAAGCTATCCAAGGCAGCAGAGCCGCGAGGAGGACTACAGGGTCCTCGAACTGTACAAATGGCGCTGCGTCGGTAGCCTCATCGGGAGGCACCACCTTCTCCAAGAGCCAACCCGGACACCGGAGCTTCTGCGCCGGTGCCTGAGCGCCATCAACGGCTTCCTGCCACGTATCCTGGCGTCCTACAATTTTGACGCGGAGGCGCTCGACGTCGGCCAGAGACATGTAGTCCTGGGCATCATGCTGCTGGACGGGTGCTTCATCCTCCGCCGCCTGCTCAAGTTCGCGCGCATTGCCAGTGAAGAACAATCAGGAGCTAAAGCTTCCTCCTCTAGTTCTCGTTCCGGCACCGGCGGGCAAGATGACGACGAGGACCGGGCCGTGCTGTTTGGGAGGTGCTGGGTGTGGTCGTTCGTCACGTGCGACCTGCTGCTTCTGGAGAACCAGATCCCGTTCTGTGTCGTCCAGAAGCTGTTCCATCAGCTCCGGACGGACGCCGACGACACCAGCGACGTCCTCGTCGCTGGTGCCCTGCGGCTATTCGGCTCCCTCCGACCACGCAAGCTCTACTCCTCGCCCATCTCCTGCCGCGATGTGCATGTGCACCACCTCCTGCACCTCTTCTACCTCTCCGTCGGCTTCCCACCACCaccggacgccgccgcggcgccggacgACGACCCTAGCGAGCACTTGGTGCCGCCGTCTGAGCTCCCGCAGTGGATACCATGCGCCAGGGagctggaggaggccggcgtcaCGTTCCGGCCCAGGAAGGATGCGACGAGCTTCCTCGACGTCAGGTtcgccggccacggcggcgtCCTGGAGATCCCGGAGCTGCAGCTGTACGACTACAGCGAGCCGCTCTTCCGCAACCTCATCGCCTTCGAGCAGACCTACCCCTACACGCGCGGCCACGTCACCGCCTACGCCGTCTTCATGGACTGCCTCGTCACCTCGCCGGAGGACATGAGGCTGCTGCACCTCAGCGGCGTGCTGGTGAACCACATGAACCGCGACCGGGACCCCACGGGGTTCTTCAGCCGGCTCTGCAGCGAGGCCCACCTGGCTGCCGACCGTAACTACCTCGCCGGCGTGATCGGTGAGGTGAATCGGTACCGGCGGTCCAGGTGGCCGCGGTGGCGCGCCGCCCTGGTGCGCAACTACTTCAGCAACCCATGGGTGGCCACGTCCCTTGCCGCAGCAGTGATCCTGCTCGCACTCACCATGATGCAGAGCTTCTTTGCGGCTTATGCATACTTCAAGCCACCTAAGCAGTAA